From one Triticum aestivum cultivar Chinese Spring chromosome 4B, IWGSC CS RefSeq v2.1, whole genome shotgun sequence genomic stretch:
- the LOC123093428 gene encoding uroporphyrinogen-III synthase, chloroplastic — protein MAFHSSAAPIPLAPPPGPGAFHRAHRPAGAPRAGAPGRSLAAHSSPSPDVVVTREQGKNAKLVASLEKHNVHSLELPLIQHVEGPDADRLSAVLRDEKFDWITVTSPEAAAVFLEGWKAAGSPKVRIAVVGAGTARTFDEVLQSSDGSLEVAFSPSKALGKVLASELPRTSETASKVLYPASAKAGHEIQNGLSARGFEVTRLNTYSTVPVQDVDPQILKLALSAPVVAVASPSALRAWLNLMSRVDNWSNSVACIGETTASAAKKLGLESVYYPATPGLEGWVESILEALRAHKQSSK, from the exons ATGGCCTTCCATTCCTCGGCCGCTCCCATCCCCTTGGCCCCACCTCCCGGACCCGGAGCCTTCCACCGAGCCCACCGCCCCGCCGGAGCTCCCCGAGCCGGCGCGCCCGGGAGGAGTCTCGCCGCCCACTCGTCTCCCTCTCCCGACGTCGTGGTCACGCGCGAGCAAGGCAAGAACGCCAAGCTCGTCGCCTCTCTA GAGAAGCATAATGTGCACTCTCTGGAGCTTCCTCTTATTCAGCACGTCGAAGGGCCTGATGCAGATAGGCTTTCAGCTGTCTTGCGGG ATGAAAAGTTTGACTGGATTACTGTAACATCTCCTGAGGCAGCTGCAGTGTTCCTTGAGGGATGGAA GGCTGCTGGAAGTCCTAAGGTCCGAATAGCAGTTGTTGGAGCAGGTACTGCAAGAACTTTTGATGAAGTATTGCAATCCAGTGATGGATCCCTTGAGGTTGCATTTTCTCCTTCCAAAG CTTTGGGCAAAGTTTTGGCCTCAGAGCTTCCAAGGACTAGTGAGACTGCCTCTAAAGTGTTGTATCCTGCATCCGCAAAGGCTGGCCATGAAATTC AGAATGGGCTGTCAGCTCGAGGATTTGAGGTGACAAGACTGAACACATATTCAACC GTACCTGTACAAGATGTAGACCCACAGATTTTAAAGCTTGCTCTTTCAGCACCAGTTGTTGCAGTAGCTTCTCCATCTGCACTCCG AGCTTGGCTAAACCTCATGTCACGGGTCGACAACTGGAGCAACTCGGTCGCCTGCATAGGCGAGACGACGGCTTCAGCGGCCAAGAAACTCGGCCTGGAGAGCGTATACTATCCTGCAACCCCTGGACTCGAAGG GTGGGTTGAAAGCATCCTGGAAGCGCTCAGAGCCCATAAGCAATCGTCCAAGTGA